From Phragmites australis chromosome 5, lpPhrAust1.1, whole genome shotgun sequence, a single genomic window includes:
- the LOC133918537 gene encoding protein STRUBBELIG-RECEPTOR FAMILY 8-like — protein sequence MAALAAALAAGFLLAFAAAPAGANTDSADAAALGNLYTSWNSPSQLAGWSAGGDPCGAAWQGVTCSGAGVTEIKLPGTGLGGSLGYELSNLFSLKTLDLSDNNLHGSIPYQLPPNVTYLNLANNNFSGNLPYSISNMASIEYLNLSHNSLSQQMGDLFGSLNSLSELDVSFNKLTGDLPNSLGSLSNLSSLYMQNNQLTGSVNVLSGLSLTTLNIANNNFIGWIPKEFSSIPDLILGGNSFANGPAPPPPPFMPPPPQRPRNRKHPQVQGDAPKGSESTTGQSDKKGLGTGPLVGIIVGSIVAVLCVLLLLVCCMRNVRKRKDDASRDSKDFVGPLTVNIERASSREIPEQSLENTSIATVKLPPAEKMTPERVYGKNGSIKRTKVPITATPYTVASLQVATNSFCQDSLLGEGSLGRVYKTDFPNGKVLAVKKIDSAALSLQEEDNFLEAVSSMSRLRHPNIVPLTGYCVEHGQRLLVYEYIGNGTLHDMLHFSDEMSRKLTWNIRVRIALGTARALEYLHEVCLPSVVHRNFKSSNILLDEEHNPHLSDCGLAALTPNTERQVSTEVVGSFGYSAPEFAMSGIYTVKSDVYSFGVVMLELLTGRKPLDSSREWSEQSLVRWATPQLHDIDALAKMVDPALNGMYPAKSLSRFADIIALCVQPESEFRPPMSEVVQQLVRLMQRASIVKRQSGEELGFSYRAPEREGDLRDIPF from the exons ATGGCGGCGCTGGCCGCCGCATTGGCAGCCGGCTTTCTTCTTGCCTTCGCAGCGGCGCCGGCGGGAGCCAACACCGACTCCGCCGACG CTGCAGCGCTGGGGAATCTCTACACCTCGTGGAACAGCCCTTCGCAGCTGGCCGGCTGGTCAGCCGGCGGCGACCCCTGCGGCGCGGCGTGGCAGGGCGTCACCTGCTCCGGCGCCGGCGTCACCGAAAT CAAGCTTCCTGGGACTGGGCTGGGTGGTTCTCTGGGATACGAACTCTCCAACCTATTTTCATTGAAGACATT GGATTTGAGCGATAACAACTTGCATGGTTCAATCCCTTACCAGTTGCCACCGAATGTCACATATCT GAATCTGGCAAACAACAATTTCTCTGGCAACCTTCCATACTCTATATCAAACATGGCTTCAATTGAGTACCT TAATCTCAGCCACAACTCACTGTCTCAACAAATGGGTGATCtatttggaagtctcaattcACTTTCAGAGTT AGATGTGTCTTTCAACAAATTGACAGGGGATCTTCCCAATTCTCTTGGTTCTTTATCAAATCTTTCGAGTCT TTATATGCAAAACAATCAGTTAACAGGTTCTGTCAATGTTCTCAGTGGCCTAAGCCTTACTACATT AAACATTGCAAACAACAATTTCATTGGTTGGATACCAAAAGAATTCAGCTCCATTCCAGATCTAAT ACTTGGAGGAAACTCATTTGCCAATGGACCTGCTCCCCCGCCACCACCTTTTATGCCACCACCCCCTCAAAGGCCACGTAATCGTAAGCATCCTCAGGTACAAGGAGATGCTCCAAAAGGCTCTGAGAGTACCACCGGTCAAAGTGATAAGAAAGGTCTTGGGACAGGTCCGCTTGTGGGGATAATTGTTGGCTCAATTGTTGCTGTCTTATGTGTGCTTTTGCTTTTGGTATGCTGCATGCGTAATGTTCGGAAAAGAAAGGATGATGCCAGCAGAGACTCAAAAGATTTTGTAGGTCCTCTAACAGTAAACATTGAGAGAG CTTCTAGCAGGGAAATCCCAGAGCAAAGTCTTGAAAATACCTCTATAGCAACTGTGAAATTGCCACCTGCTGAGAAAATGACTCCTGAGAGGGTTTACGGTAAAAATGGTTCGATAAAAAGGACAAAGGTCCCCATAACTGCAACACCTTATACTGTTGCTTCTCTCCAAGTCGCTACTAATAGCTTCTGTCAAGATTCCCTTCTAGGCGAGGGTTCACTTGGTCGTGTTTACAAGACTGATTTCCCAAATGGAAAG GTTCTTGCAGTTAAGAAGATAGACAGTGCTGCACTTTCGTTACAGGAAGAAGACAACTTTCTTGAGGCTGTATCAAGCATGTCGCGACTAAGGCATCCAAACATTGTGCCACTAACAGGATATTGTGTTGAACATGGGCAAAGGCTTCTTGTTTATGAGTACATTGGAAATGGAACGCTGCATGATATGTTGCACTTCTCTGATGAGATGAGCAGGAAGCTTACATGGAACATCCGCGTAAGGATAGCACTAGGCACTGCTCGGGCATTGGA ATACCTGCATGAGGTGTGCTTGCCATCTGTTGTTCATAGAAACTTTAAGTCTTCGAACATCCTACTAGACGAGGAGCATAACCCACACCTATCTGACTGTGGACTTGCTGCCTTGACACCCAATACTGAAAGACAG GTTTCGACTGAAGTAGTTGGTTCATTTGGATACAGTGCCCCAGAGTTTGCCATGTCTGGAATTTATACTGTAAAGAGTGATGTGTACAGTTTTGGAGTAGTGATGTTAGAGCTATTGACAGGGCGGAAGCCGCTAGACAG TTCTAGAGAGTGGTCAGAACAGTCTCTTGTTAGATGGGCTACTCCTCAGCTTCATGATATTGATGCACTTGCTAAGATGGTTGATCCAGCATTAAATGGAATGTACCCAGCTAAATCTCTCTCCCGTTTTGCAGACATAATTGCACTATGCGTTCAG CCCGAGTCAGAGTTTCGTCCACCTATGTCAGAGGTTGTCCAGCAACTTGTGCGCCTGATGCAGAGAGCTAGCATAGTAAAGCGGCAATCAGGAGAAGAACTAGGGTTTTCATACAGAGCCCCAGAACGCGAAGGAGACCTGAGAGACATTCCCTTCTAA
- the LOC133918538 gene encoding lycopene beta cyclase, chloroplastic-like: protein MAATTLLLRTHHHPCKPPLPPPPRAPVLCRATTAAGAAAALRSLAPPTRPELLSLDLPRYDPARSRPVDLAVVGGGPAGLAVAQRVAEAGLSVCAIDPSPALVWPNNYGVWVDEFEAMGLSHCLDAVWPSASVFIDDRRAKSLDRPYARVARRKLKSAMMERCVANGVVFHQAKVAKAVHYEASSLLICDDGVAVPATVVLDATGFSRCLVQYDKPYNPGYQVAYGILAEVDGHPFDIDKMLFMDWRDSHLPEGSEIKERNRRIPTFLYAMPFSPTRIFLEETSLVARPGLAMDDIQERMAARLRHLGIRVRSVEEDERCVIPMGGPLPVLPQRVVGIGGTAGMVHPSTGYMVARTLATAPIVAESIVRFLDSGNDMAGDALAAEVWKELWPANRRRQREFFCFGMDILLKLDLEGTRRFFDAFFDLEPHYWHGFLSSRLFLPELLMFGLSLFGNASNTSRLEIMAKGTVPLAKMIGNLIQDTDR from the coding sequence ATGGCCGCCACCACGCTCCTCCTCCGCACCCACCACCACCCCTGCAAgccgcctctgccgccgccgccacgagCGCCCGTCCTCTGCCGCGCCacgacggcggcgggggcggccgcGGCGCTGCGCTCGCTGGCCCCGCCGACGCGGCCGGAGCTGTTGTCCCTGGACCTGCCGCGCTACGACCCGGCGCGGTCCCGCCCCGTGGACCTCGCCGTGGTTGGCGGCGGCCCCGCGGGTCTCGCCGTGGCGCAGCGCGTGGCGGAGGCGGGGCTGTCTGTCTGCGCCATCGACCCGTCCCCCGCGCTCGTGTGGCCCAACAACTACGGCGTGTGGGTGGACGAGTTCGAGGCCATGGGCCTCTCCCACTGCCTCGACGCCGTCTGGCCGTCAGCCTCCGTCTTCATCGACGACCGCCGCGCCAAGTCGCTCGACCGCCCCTACGCCCGCGTCGCGCGCCGCAAGCTCAAGTCCGCCATGATGGAGCGCTGCGTCGCCAACGGCGTCGTCTTCCACCAGGCCAAGGTCGCCAAGGCCGTCCACTACGAGGCCTCCTCCCTCCTCATCTGCGACGACGGCGTCGCCGTCCCGGCCACCGTCGTCCTCGACGCCACGGGCTTCTCCCGCTGCCTCGTGCAGTACGACAAGCCATACAACCCGGGGTACCAGGTCGCATACGGCATCCTCGCCGAGGTCGACGGGCACCCGTTCGACATCGACAAGATGCTCTTCATGGACTGGCGCGACTCGCACCTGCCGGAGGGATCGGAGATCAAGGAGCGCAACCGCCGCATTCCCACGTTCCTCTACGCCATGCCCTTCTCGCCCACCAGGATCTTCCTCGAGGAGACGTCGCTGGTCGCGCGCCCGGGGCTCGCCATGGACGACATCCAGGAGCGCATGGCCGCGCGGCTCAGGCACCTGGGTATACGCGTCCGGAGCGTCGAGGAGGACGAGCGATGCGTGATACCCATGGGCGGGCCGCTGCCCGTGCTGCCGCAGAGGGTGGTCGGCATCGGTGGCACGGCCGGGATGGTGCACCCATCCACGGGGTACATGGTGGCGCGCACGCTGGCCACCGCACCTATCGTGGCAGAGTCCATCGTGCGGTTTCTTGACTCCGGCAATGACATGGCTGGGGACGCGCTTGCCGCCGAGGTGTGGAAGGAGCTGTGGCCGGCCAACAGGCGGCGGCAGAGGGAATTCTTCTGCTTCGGCATGGACATCCTGCTCAAGCTGGACCTCGAAGGAACACGGCGGTTCTTCGACGCCTTCTTCGACCTCGAGCCGCACTATTGGCACGGCTTTCTGTCGTCCAGGTTGTTCCTACCGGAGCTCTTGATGTTCGGGCTCTCGCTGTTCGGCAATGCCTCGAACACGTCGAGGCTGGAGATCATGGCCAAGGGCACCGTGCCTCTTGCCAAGATGATTGGCAACTTGATACAGGACACAGATAGGTGA